Sequence from the Pseudomonas sp. LS.1a genome:
AGGCGCTTACGGTGGCCAGCTTGCGGCGCAGCGGCTCGATCTTGCGGATGCCGCAGCATTCGCCGTGGCCGTCCTTGTAGAAGCTGAACAAGCCCTTCTCCTTGACGAACGGGTCGAGCTTGGCGCGGTCGGGGCTGAGGATTTCGATCGGCAGGTTGTACTGCTCGCGCACCTGGTCGATGAACCGGTAGGTCTCCGGGTGCAGGCGGCCGGTGTCGAGGCTGAACACCTTGACCTGCTTGTTCAGCTTCCAGGCCATGTCCACCAGCACCACGTCCTCGGCGCCGCTGAAGGAGATCCACAGGTCATCACCAAAGTGCTCGAAGGCAAGCTTGAGGATGTCCTGCGGGGACTTGTTGGCATAGGTCGCGGCCAGGGCGGCGACGTCGAAGGGTTGGCTCATCAGGCGGTTTCCATCGTGGCTGTGGCGCTGTGCGCTCGTAGTAAGGTGATGGTAACAAAAAATGGCGGGGTAGACGGATTTGGAGTCGGTGGTGGCTGCTTCGCGGGCTCGCCCGCTCCCACAGGATACGTGCAAGCATGACAGATGTGCGCTGTACCCTGTGGGAGCGGGTGTGCCCGCGAAGAATTCACCACCGATCACAAGCCTTGCAGGGTCTCCATCAACACCCGCACCTTGGCAATCGACTCTTCATACTCGGCCTGCCACTCGGAGTCGGCCACCACCGCGCCGCCGCCCCAGCAGCTGACCTGTCCGCCCTTGACCAGCAGGCTGCGAATGGCAATCGAGCTGTCCATCTCGCCGCGCACGTCCACGTAAAGCAGTGAGCCGCAGTACAGCGCCCGGCGCGCCGGCTCCAGTTCGTCGATGATCTGCATGGCGCGGATTTTCGGGGCGCCGGTGATCGAGCCACCGGGGAAACTGTCGCCGATCAGGTCCAGGGCGTCCTTGTCGCTGGCCAGTTGGCCGGTAATGCTGCTGACCAGGTGGTGCACGTTGGGGTAGCTCTCCAGGCTGAACAGCTCCGGCACCTTCACCGAACCGATCTCGCAGGTGCGTCCCAGGTCGTTGCGCAGCAGGTCGACGATCATCAGGTTTTCCGAGCGATCCTTGGGGCTATGCAGCAGCTCCTCGGCATTGCGCGCGTCCTCGGCCGGGTTGCTGGCGCGTGGGCGGGTGCCCTTGATCGGCCGGGTTTCCACCTGGCGCTGGCTGACGCGGATGAAGCGCTCGGGCGAAAAACTCAGCAGGGCGCTGCCGTCGGCCAGTTGCTGGTAGCCGGAGAAGGGTGTGGGGCAGGCTTTGCGCAGGGCCTGGTAAGCGTGCCACGGGTCGCCCTGGCAGGGCGCGCGGAAGCGCTGGGTAAGGTTGATCTGATAGCAGTCGCCGGCCTGGATATAACGCTGCACCTGGTCAAAGGCAGCCTTGTACTGCTCGGGCTGCAGGTCGCCGGCCATCGGCGCAAGTAGCTGGAAGCTGCCGCTTTCAGCGTTGTCGACAGCTTCGAACAGGGCAATCAGGCGTTCGCATTCGCTGCCCGACAGGCTCGGGTGGAATACCAGCTGGCTGGTCGCGCACTGGTGGTCGGTGACCAGCGCCCAGGCATACAGGCCCAGTTGCGCGTCTGGCAGGCCGAGGTCGTCCACGGCCAGGCTGGGCAGGTGTTCCAGGCGGCGGCCGAAGTCATAGCTCAGGTAGCCGATCAGGCCGCCGGCGAATGGCAGCTCACTGCCTGCGGGCAGCTGTGCGTGGCCCAGTTGCGCCAGGCCGTCGCGCAGGCGCTGGAGGAAGGCGCGGCCATCTTCGTCGGGCTGCGCCTGCAAGTGTTGCAGCGGCCAGGCGCTGAGCAGGTCGAAGCGGCCGCGCTCGGCGCCGGGGCGGGCGCTGTCCAGCAGGATCGCACCGGGGGCCTGGCGCAGGCGGGCGAAATAGGCGGCAGGGTCGGGCTGGTAGGGCAGGGGGTGGAGCGTACAGGTCGGCATCAGTGTGGACGGCGATGTAAAAGCGAGGAGGGCGATTGTAGACCTGTGCAGGAAATGCGCCTAGCTTTGTGGCGACATTCAAACACTGTGTTTCGCCCTTGCGGCCCATCGCGACACAAGGCCGCTCCTACAGGAGATTGCGTGATCCTGTAGGAGCGGCCTTGTGTTGCGATGGGCTGCGCAGCAGCCCCGGCGATTTCAGCGCGGGTG
This genomic interval carries:
- a CDS encoding phosphoadenylyl-sulfate reductase; the encoded protein is MSQPFDVAALAATYANKSPQDILKLAFEHFGDDLWISFSGAEDVVLVDMAWKLNKQVKVFSLDTGRLHPETYRFIDQVREQYNLPIEILSPDRAKLDPFVKEKGLFSFYKDGHGECCGIRKIEPLRRKLATVSAWATGQRRDQSPGTRSQVAAVEIDSAFSTPERTLYKFNPLAQMTSEEVWGYIRMLELPYNSLHERGFISIGCEPCTRPVLPNQHEREGRWWWEESTQKECGLHAGNLISKA
- the pabB gene encoding aminodeoxychorismate synthase component I; protein product: MPTCTLHPLPYQPDPAAYFARLRQAPGAILLDSARPGAERGRFDLLSAWPLQHLQAQPDEDGRAFLQRLRDGLAQLGHAQLPAGSELPFAGGLIGYLSYDFGRRLEHLPSLAVDDLGLPDAQLGLYAWALVTDHQCATSQLVFHPSLSGSECERLIALFEAVDNAESGSFQLLAPMAGDLQPEQYKAAFDQVQRYIQAGDCYQINLTQRFRAPCQGDPWHAYQALRKACPTPFSGYQQLADGSALLSFSPERFIRVSQRQVETRPIKGTRPRASNPAEDARNAEELLHSPKDRSENLMIVDLLRNDLGRTCEIGSVKVPELFSLESYPNVHHLVSSITGQLASDKDALDLIGDSFPGGSITGAPKIRAMQIIDELEPARRALYCGSLLYVDVRGEMDSSIAIRSLLVKGGQVSCWGGGAVVADSEWQAEYEESIAKVRVLMETLQGL